In the genome of Clostridium cagae, one region contains:
- a CDS encoding dihydrofolate reductase, producing the protein MLSIIVAIAKNNVIGNDNKLIWHISEDLKRFKEITSGKTIVMGRKTFESLPGVLPNRKHIILTRDKNFKVNSECVEIIYDFDELLNKYKNSDDEVFIIGGGEIYKQLLPYSNKLYLTKINKDFDGDTYFPQINYNDFKIDYESDVITDEKSRLEYKFINLSRLS; encoded by the coding sequence ATGTTATCAATAATAGTAGCTATTGCTAAAAATAATGTTATTGGAAATGATAATAAATTAATTTGGCACATTTCTGAGGACTTAAAAAGATTTAAAGAAATTACAAGCGGAAAAACTATTGTAATGGGAAGAAAAACTTTTGAATCTCTTCCTGGAGTATTACCTAATAGAAAACACATTATTTTAACTAGAGATAAAAATTTTAAAGTTAACTCTGAATGTGTAGAAATAATTTATGATTTCGATGAATTATTAAATAAATATAAAAATTCTGACGATGAAGTTTTTATAATTGGCGGTGGAGAAATTTATAAACAGCTATTACCTTATTCTAATAAACTGTATTTAACAAAGATCAATAAAGATTTTGATGGGGATACTTATTTTCCACAAATAAATTATAATGATTTTAAAATAGATTATGAATCAGATGTTATAACTGATGAAAAAAGCAGATTAGAATATAAATTTATAAATTTAAGTAGACTTTCTTAG
- a CDS encoding thymidylate synthase — protein MSLYDDKYLEIAKNILDNGYYDNNRTGMPTYKIPHQVMQFNLEKEFPILTTKFVAFKTAVKELLWIFKDQSNDVKKLQDQNVHIWDEWEMEDGTIGTSYGWVVKKFDQIDKLIDSLKNNPQDRRMMLNLWQIPYLDGGALCPCCFLTMWDVTDGRLNCMLVQRSGDWPLGIPFNTSQYAVLTHLIAQVTGLKPGLFTHVINNAHIYENQIDGMKTQLERKDQSYDAPKLWINPEIKDFYDFTPDDIKLENYKHHESIKMPVSV, from the coding sequence ATGAGTTTATATGATGATAAATATTTAGAAATAGCTAAAAATATATTAGATAATGGGTATTATGATAATAATAGAACTGGAATGCCTACTTATAAAATACCCCATCAAGTAATGCAATTTAATTTAGAAAAAGAATTTCCTATATTAACTACTAAATTTGTTGCTTTTAAAACAGCTGTTAAAGAACTTTTATGGATTTTTAAGGATCAATCTAATGACGTAAAAAAACTTCAAGACCAAAATGTACATATTTGGGATGAATGGGAAATGGAAGATGGAACTATAGGAACGTCTTATGGTTGGGTTGTTAAAAAATTTGACCAAATAGATAAACTTATAGATTCTTTAAAAAATAATCCTCAAGATAGAAGAATGATGCTTAATTTATGGCAAATACCTTATTTAGATGGTGGAGCTTTATGTCCTTGTTGCTTCTTAACTATGTGGGATGTAACTGATGGCAGACTTAATTGCATGCTTGTACAAAGAAGTGGAGATTGGCCATTAGGTATTCCTTTTAATACTAGCCAATACGCTGTATTAACACATTTAATTGCTCAAGTAACAGGTCTTAAGCCTGGATTATTTACTCATGTAATAAATAATGCACATATTTACGAAAACCAAATTGATGGAATGAAAACTCAATTAGAAAGAAAAGATCAATCTTACGATGCTCCAAAACTTTGGATAAATCCTGAAATTAAAGATTTTTATGATTTTACTCCTGATGATATAAAACTTGAAAATTATAAACATCATGAATCAATAAAAATGCCTGTTTCAGTTTAA
- the dnaX gene encoding DNA polymerase III subunit gamma/tau, which translates to MGYTALYREWRPRTFNDVVGQEHITTTLKNEILNDRIAHAYLFCGTRGTGKTSTAKVMAKALNCFNIQDGEPCNECEMCKKINEGLSMDVTELDAASNNGIDRIRDIIDDTKYPPQEGKYKIYILDEVHMLSGGAVNAFLKTLEEPPSNVIFILATTDPQKLPITILSRCQRFDFKRINQKDISDRLRKITESQNVSVDEKSLDLIARVADGAMRDSLSILDQAIAMGDNNIKYDDLISILGLVTNEYLFDITNSIVERNIEKAMVIIDKLVFSGKDIHLFIKDLIGHFRNLLMVKVSNTPEEILDMSLENIELIKEQGKKIRIEEIMRGIRILQEGEANSKVSKQSRLYLELSIIKMCKIEYDTSSEVMLARINKLEESLKSGKIQVVSNSQINEKAPLTDVVPNNQVKSKEKQVKKEQPNLSEEHNVNVESSLTIDNIKRAWSEILEAFKAKRAMVIYASIVTARPYKFENGVATLLYEASYAFNKNRLEKLEYKKIVNEVFSEVLKDKIIVRYEVENNKDGESSKEELLKQRLDGMPFEILDE; encoded by the coding sequence TTGGGATATACAGCTTTATATAGAGAGTGGAGACCAAGGACATTTAATGATGTAGTAGGTCAGGAACATATAACAACAACATTGAAAAATGAAATTTTAAATGATAGAATTGCACATGCATATCTTTTCTGTGGAACAAGAGGAACAGGTAAAACATCAACAGCTAAAGTTATGGCTAAAGCATTAAATTGTTTTAATATTCAAGATGGAGAGCCTTGCAATGAATGCGAGATGTGTAAAAAGATAAATGAAGGCTTATCAATGGATGTTACAGAATTAGATGCAGCATCTAACAATGGAATAGATAGAATAAGAGATATAATTGATGATACAAAATATCCTCCACAAGAGGGTAAGTACAAGATTTATATATTAGATGAAGTTCATATGTTATCAGGGGGAGCGGTAAATGCATTTTTAAAAACATTAGAAGAACCGCCAAGTAATGTTATATTTATATTAGCAACTACGGACCCTCAAAAACTACCTATAACTATTTTATCTAGATGTCAAAGATTTGATTTTAAAAGAATAAATCAAAAAGATATTTCAGATAGATTAAGAAAAATAACTGAATCACAAAATGTTAGTGTTGATGAAAAGAGTTTAGATTTAATTGCTAGGGTGGCTGACGGTGCTATGAGAGACTCTTTAAGTATATTAGATCAAGCAATAGCTATGGGTGATAACAATATAAAATATGATGACTTAATAAGCATATTAGGATTGGTTACAAATGAATATTTATTTGACATAACTAATTCAATAGTAGAAAGAAATATAGAAAAAGCTATGGTGATAATTGATAAATTAGTTTTTTCAGGTAAGGATATTCATTTATTTATAAAAGATTTAATAGGACATTTTAGAAATTTACTTATGGTTAAGGTTTCTAATACTCCAGAAGAGATTTTGGATATGTCTCTTGAAAATATTGAACTTATAAAAGAGCAAGGTAAAAAAATACGTATTGAAGAAATAATGAGAGGGATTAGAATTCTTCAAGAAGGGGAAGCTAATTCTAAAGTAAGCAAACAAAGCAGATTATATTTAGAGCTTAGTATAATAAAGATGTGCAAAATAGAATATGATACATCAAGTGAAGTCATGCTTGCTAGAATAAATAAGTTAGAAGAAAGCCTAAAAAGTGGTAAGATACAAGTAGTATCAAATTCACAAATAAATGAAAAAGCACCTTTAACTGACGTAGTGCCAAATAATCAAGTTAAATCTAAAGAAAAACAAGTTAAAAAAGAACAACCTAATTTATCAGAAGAACATAATGTTAATGTTGAGTCTTCTTTAACAATAGATAATATAAAAAGAGCGTGGTCAGAAATATTAGAGGCATTTAAAGCAAAAAGAGCAATGGTTATATATGCATCTATAGTAACTGCAAGACCATATAAATTTGAAAATGGTGTAGCCACGTTATTATATGAGGCATCATATGCTTTTAATAAAAATAGATTAGAAAAATTAGAATATAAAAAAATTGTTAATGAAGTATTTTCCGAAGTATTGAAAGATAAAATAATAGTAAGGTATGAAGTTGAAAATAATAAAGATGGCGAATCAAGTAAAGAAGAATTGCTAAAACAAAGGTTGGATGGAATGCCTTTTGAAATATTAGACGAATAG
- a CDS encoding YbaB/EbfC family nucleoid-associated protein: MAKGGFPGGFGGGNMNNLMKQAQKLQKQMEDMQKDLETKEFETSVGGGAVSVTVTGKKEVKSINIKPEVVDPDDVEMLEDLVLTAVNEALRKAEEETASKMGKLTGGMPGGLF; the protein is encoded by the coding sequence ATGGCAAAAGGAGGATTCCCTGGAGGTTTCGGGGGAGGAAATATGAATAACCTTATGAAACAAGCGCAAAAGCTTCAAAAGCAAATGGAAGATATGCAAAAAGATCTTGAAACAAAGGAATTTGAAACATCAGTAGGTGGTGGTGCTGTTTCTGTAACAGTAACTGGTAAAAAAGAAGTTAAATCTATTAATATAAAGCCAGAAGTAGTAGATCCAGATGATGTAGAAATGCTTGAGGATCTAGTACTTACAGCGGTTAATGAAGCTTTAAGAAAAGCAGAAGAAGAAACTGCTAGTAAAATGGGAAAATTAACTGGTGGAATGCCAGGAGGATTATTTTAA
- the recR gene encoding recombination mediator RecR — translation MEFYPVAIEKLIEEFAKLPSIGKKTAQRLALHILNLPNDEVREFATALVKARGTIKYCSTCGNFTDTDPCALCSNPNRDKSTICVVEQPKDIMTMEKVKEFNGLYHVLHGNISPMQGRGPQDIKIRELVARMNEEAKEVILATNPNIEGEATAMYIAKVLKPLDVKVTRIAAGIPVGGDLEYADEVTLSKALEGRKEI, via the coding sequence ATGGAATTTTATCCAGTAGCCATAGAAAAATTAATTGAAGAGTTTGCAAAATTGCCGAGTATAGGTAAAAAAACAGCGCAAAGATTAGCGCTACATATATTGAACCTTCCTAATGATGAGGTAAGAGAATTTGCAACAGCATTAGTTAAAGCAAGGGGAACAATAAAGTATTGTTCAACATGTGGAAACTTTACAGATACAGATCCTTGTGCATTATGCTCAAATCCTAATAGGGATAAGAGTACAATATGTGTTGTGGAACAACCTAAAGATATAATGACAATGGAAAAAGTAAAAGAATTTAATGGATTGTATCATGTATTGCATGGAAATATATCACCTATGCAAGGAAGAGGCCCACAAGATATAAAGATAAGAGAACTTGTTGCAAGAATGAATGAAGAAGCAAAAGAAGTTATATTAGCAACTAATCCTAATATAGAAGGTGAAGCAACAGCTATGTATATAGCAAAGGTATTAAAGCCATTAGATGTTAAAGTAACTAGAATTGCAGCAGGAATACCAGTTGGTGGAGATCTAGAATATGCAGATGAAGTAACTCTATCTAAAGCACTAGAAGGCAGAAAAGAGATATAG
- a CDS encoding YaaL family protein, with amino-acid sequence MNKKSVIEYLINRTKDIDVNKELIEQLEDTKSEIDAARSMFDNVNDSKLIEVAIYAEEMAKKRYDYLLLIAKSKGIKVTNDYIFQRNISSK; translated from the coding sequence ATGAATAAAAAGAGTGTAATTGAATATTTAATTAATAGAACTAAAGATATAGATGTAAATAAGGAATTAATAGAGCAATTAGAAGATACTAAGTCTGAAATTGATGCAGCACGAAGTATGTTCGATAATGTGAATGATTCTAAATTAATAGAAGTAGCAATATATGCAGAAGAAATGGCTAAAAAAAGATATGATTATCTATTACTTATAGCTAAATCCAAGGGAATTAAAGTAACTAATGATTATATTTTTCAAAGAAATATTTCTTCAAAATAA
- a CDS encoding pro-sigmaK processing inhibitor BofA family protein, translating into MNEQYIVYGLIGLVLLFVMIKLLKWPLKILINGVLGVVILYVVNLVGANFNFGLAINPITALIAGFLGIPGVILLAILQVFL; encoded by the coding sequence ATGAATGAGCAATATATAGTATATGGTCTGATTGGATTAGTTTTATTATTTGTAATGATAAAACTTTTAAAATGGCCATTAAAGATTCTTATAAATGGAGTTCTTGGAGTTGTAATATTATATGTAGTAAATTTAGTTGGTGCTAATTTTAATTTTGGATTAGCAATAAACCCAATTACTGCATTAATTGCAGGCTTTTTAGGTATACCAGGGGTAATACTTTTAGCAATATTACAAGTATTTTTATAG
- a CDS encoding ABC transporter ATP-binding protein, producing MNVLEIENLYKTLGKTEIIKGINLSIKQGEIFGFLGPNGAGKTTTIRMLVGLIQPSNGEIRICGYDLNKNKEKALKNVGAVVENPELYKYLSGRENLMQIARIRSVSKKEVEELVKLVGLEKRIDDKVSKYSLGMKQRLGLAVALMGNPKLLILDEPTNGLDPTGILEFRELIKKASKEKEISVFISSHILSEIQNLCDKVAFINEGVIQSIEKMDNKGIYTGKDDIILKTKHPVNAVLDIIKTLPYVIRSKINGDEIVLLIEKDMTSKLIKKLVSENIEICEVYKNKQELEERYMELMNGGSI from the coding sequence ATGAATGTTTTAGAAATAGAAAATCTTTATAAAACATTGGGAAAAACTGAGATAATTAAAGGAATAAACCTTTCTATAAAGCAAGGAGAAATATTTGGATTTCTAGGTCCTAATGGTGCAGGAAAAACTACAACTATAAGAATGTTAGTAGGCTTAATACAACCTAGTAATGGTGAGATAAGAATATGTGGTTATGATTTAAATAAAAATAAAGAAAAGGCACTTAAAAACGTAGGAGCTGTAGTTGAAAATCCTGAATTATATAAATATCTTTCTGGAAGAGAAAATTTAATGCAAATAGCAAGAATTAGAAGTGTATCTAAAAAAGAAGTAGAAGAATTAGTAAAGCTTGTAGGTCTTGAAAAACGAATAGATGATAAAGTTTCAAAATATTCTCTTGGAATGAAACAAAGATTAGGACTCGCAGTAGCTTTAATGGGAAATCCGAAACTACTTATATTAGATGAACCTACTAATGGATTAGATCCAACGGGAATATTAGAATTTAGAGAACTTATAAAGAAAGCATCTAAAGAAAAAGAAATCTCAGTATTTATTTCCTCTCATATATTAAGTGAAATTCAAAATTTATGTGACAAAGTGGCTTTTATAAATGAAGGTGTAATTCAATCTATAGAGAAGATGGATAACAAAGGTATATACACTGGTAAAGATGATATAATATTAAAAACTAAACATCCTGTTAATGCAGTATTAGATATAATTAAGACGTTGCCATATGTTATTAGGAGTAAAATAAATGGTGATGAAATAGTTTTACTTATAGAAAAAGATATGACTTCTAAGTTAATAAAAAAATTGGTAAGCGAAAATATAGAAATTTGTGAAGTTTATAAAAATAAGCAAGAGTTAGAAGAAAGATATATGGAGCTTATGAATGGAGGATCTATTTAA
- a CDS encoding ABC transporter permease, whose product MIFSLIKNELIKILKRTKTWIVFGLFLVFMGVCIFGLYYEDKNMQKYNSPQYKIEQIQKSINYTEEEMSKIENSKDTEYLNTLKDDLKHYEEEKIKYENQIKNQDNVEQWKVEITEEIKGHEENLKNKNITEDDKTWISERINKLKYLEQNDIKPLYGYEFNAYNYIDTVVTILGLALLAVGISVFMSDIVSGEYNPPTLKFLLVQPVSRGKVLLSKFVAVTITALTMIMSTEVLAFLGIGISTGFNSGTYPKTMGVRYALDSSNIATQRYPDLIRISNTGNIGTFNELIIKALLLQILFIITCCSVVFLISTLSKSSNITTAISIIITASGTIIFQIFDFSSKFAHLIFLSYASVGSVITGDIAYMYRNVNITPYNGIIVMLATTIISYTIAHIVFKNKEILI is encoded by the coding sequence ATGATATTTTCATTAATAAAGAATGAACTTATAAAAATACTTAAAAGAACAAAAACATGGATTGTATTTGGATTATTTTTAGTATTTATGGGAGTTTGTATATTTGGTTTATATTATGAAGATAAAAATATGCAAAAGTATAATTCTCCACAGTATAAAATAGAACAAATACAAAAGAGCATTAACTATACAGAAGAAGAAATGAGTAAAATAGAAAATAGTAAAGATACGGAATATTTAAATACACTTAAAGATGACTTAAAGCATTATGAAGAAGAAAAGATAAAATATGAAAATCAAATAAAAAATCAAGACAATGTAGAACAATGGAAAGTAGAAATTACAGAAGAAATAAAAGGACACGAGGAAAATTTAAAAAATAAGAACATTACAGAAGACGATAAAACTTGGATTTCAGAAAGAATAAATAAACTTAAATACTTAGAGCAAAATGATATAAAACCATTATATGGATATGAATTTAATGCATACAATTATATAGATACAGTGGTGACTATATTAGGGCTAGCTTTGTTAGCTGTAGGAATATCTGTATTTATGAGTGATATTGTATCAGGAGAATATAATCCACCAACATTAAAATTCTTGTTAGTGCAACCAGTATCAAGAGGAAAAGTACTGTTATCTAAATTTGTAGCAGTTACAATTACTGCATTAACAATGATTATGTCAACAGAAGTTTTAGCATTTTTAGGAATTGGAATTTCAACTGGATTTAATTCAGGAACTTATCCAAAAACAATGGGAGTAAGATATGCTTTAGATTCTTCAAATATAGCAACTCAAAGGTATCCAGATTTAATTAGAATATCTAATACGGGAAACATAGGAACATTTAATGAGTTAATAATAAAAGCTTTGTTATTACAAATTTTATTTATAATAACTTGTTGCTCTGTAGTATTTTTAATATCAACATTATCTAAAAGTAGCAATATAACAACTGCTATATCAATTATAATAACAGCATCAGGAACTATAATATTTCAAATATTTGATTTTTCATCAAAGTTTGCACATCTTATATTCCTAAGTTACGCTTCAGTAGGGTCAGTGATAACTGGAGATATAGCATATATGTATAGAAATGTGAATATAACTCCGTACAATGGAATAATTGTAATGCTAGCAACAACGATAATTAGTTATACAATTGCACATATTGTATTTAAAAATAAAGAAATATTAATTTAA
- a CDS encoding pyridoxal-phosphate-dependent aminotransferase family protein, whose protein sequence is MHKKLFIPGPVEVREDVLEKMATPMIGHRSKDASILQRRISDNLRKLFYTNNEILLSTTSGSGLMEGAIRCCTAKRAAVFSVGAFGKRWYDMAVNNNVPADLFSVEMGQAIDPVEVEKVLSTGKYDLVAVTHNETSTGVMNPVDKIGNIVKKYPDVVFIVDTVSSAAGTKIEVDKWGIDVCITSSQKALGLPPGLSVCTFSQKAKERAEKVQNRGYYLDLLKLYQYIQKKDYQYPSTPSLSHMFALDYQLDNILNKEGLENRFARHLEMAQIVRAWAKKYFAIFPDENHLSNTLTTIKNTRGINVAELNKELGKRGFQISNGYGDLKEKTFRIAHMADCTVEDVKELLKNIEEILGL, encoded by the coding sequence ATGCATAAAAAATTATTTATTCCAGGACCTGTTGAGGTTCGAGAGGATGTTCTAGAAAAAATGGCAACGCCAATGATAGGACATAGAAGTAAGGATGCTTCAATTTTACAAAGAAGAATAAGCGATAATTTAAGAAAGTTATTTTATACAAATAATGAAATATTACTTTCTACAACTTCTGGTAGTGGACTTATGGAAGGTGCTATAAGATGTTGTACTGCTAAAAGAGCAGCTGTATTTTCCGTAGGGGCTTTCGGAAAGAGATGGTATGACATGGCAGTTAATAACAATGTTCCAGCTGATTTATTTTCAGTAGAAATGGGACAAGCAATAGATCCAGTTGAAGTAGAAAAAGTATTGAGTACAGGTAAATATGATTTGGTAGCTGTTACTCATAATGAAACATCAACAGGAGTAATGAATCCAGTTGATAAAATAGGTAATATAGTTAAGAAATATCCTGATGTAGTTTTTATTGTTGATACAGTAAGTTCAGCAGCAGGGACGAAAATAGAAGTTGATAAATGGGGTATAGATGTTTGTATTACATCATCTCAAAAGGCCTTAGGTTTGCCTCCAGGATTATCAGTATGTACTTTTTCACAAAAAGCTAAAGAAAGAGCAGAAAAGGTTCAAAATAGAGGATATTACCTAGATTTATTAAAATTATATCAATATATTCAAAAGAAAGATTATCAATATCCTTCAACACCATCACTTTCTCACATGTTTGCTCTTGACTACCAATTAGATAATATACTTAATAAAGAAGGACTAGAGAATAGATTTGCAAGACACCTTGAAATGGCACAAATTGTTAGAGCATGGGCTAAAAAATATTTTGCAATTTTCCCAGATGAAAATCATCTATCAAATACATTAACAACAATTAAAAATACTAGAGGAATAAATGTAGCTGAGCTAAATAAAGAGCTTGGTAAAAGAGGATTCCAAATTTCTAATGGATATGGTGATTTAAAAGAAAAGACATTTAGAATAGCTCATATGGCAGATTGCACAGTAGAAGATGTAAAGGAATTGCTTAAAAATATAGAAGAAATTTTAGGGCTATAG
- a CDS encoding D-2-hydroxyacid dehydrogenase, producing MIKVLTNDGLQPKAIESLKSLGIEVINEHFDQDILGEKLKEFDALVIRSATKVTADVIDKEIGGNLKLIIRAGVGIDNIDIPYAVKNNLSVTNTPSASSNSVAELALAHMFAVSRFVGIANVTMRNGEWNKKKYQGFELAGKTLGIIGMGRIGQSLAKKATALGMNVIYNTIEGKHEELSYPFVSFEEALKESDFISLHVPYDKENGSLIGKDELNLMKKSAYLINCARGKVVDEAALLEALNNEVIAGAGIDVFEEEPTKNETLINHPKVSVTPHIGAATKEAQTRIGDEVVSIIKDFFKL from the coding sequence ATGATTAAGGTATTAACAAACGATGGTTTGCAACCTAAAGCTATAGAAAGTTTAAAAAGTTTGGGTATTGAAGTTATAAATGAACATTTTGATCAAGATATTTTAGGTGAAAAATTAAAAGAATTTGATGCATTAGTTATAAGATCAGCTACTAAAGTTACAGCTGATGTTATTGATAAAGAAATAGGTGGTAATTTAAAGTTAATTATTAGAGCAGGGGTAGGGATAGACAATATAGATATACCTTATGCTGTTAAAAATAATTTAAGTGTTACAAATACTCCATCAGCAAGCTCTAATTCAGTTGCAGAACTAGCATTAGCGCATATGTTTGCAGTTTCAAGATTTGTTGGAATAGCTAATGTAACTATGAGAAATGGTGAATGGAATAAGAAAAAATATCAAGGATTTGAATTGGCAGGAAAGACACTTGGAATTATTGGAATGGGAAGAATAGGACAATCTTTAGCTAAAAAGGCAACAGCATTAGGTATGAATGTTATATATAATACAATAGAAGGAAAGCATGAAGAGTTAAGCTATCCATTTGTATCATTTGAAGAAGCTTTAAAAGAATCTGATTTTATATCATTACATGTTCCATATGATAAAGAAAATGGATCATTAATAGGAAAAGATGAATTAAATTTGATGAAAAAAAGTGCATATTTAATTAATTGTGCTAGAGGAAAAGTTGTTGATGAAGCAGCATTATTAGAAGCACTTAACAATGAAGTTATTGCAGGTGCTGGAATTGATGTATTTGAAGAAGAACCAACAAAAAATGAAACTTTAATTAATCATCCTAAAGTTAGCGTAACTCCTCATATTGGAGCAGCGACTAAAGAAGCTCAAACCAGAATTGGGGATGAGGTAGTTTCAATTATTAAGGATTTTTTTAAATTATAA
- a CDS encoding DUF1015 domain-containing protein has translation MAVVRPFKSIRPISDLASKIAALPYDVMNSEEARDMAKGNQYSFLHIDRAEIDLDPSIDVHDKKVYEKARDNLNKMIDDGEYIQDINPCLYIYRQIMDGRSQTGIVFCASIDDYLNGVIKKHEFTRQDKEDDRIRHVDCCNANTGPIFLTYKEDQIASEIIQAWIENESKRKPLYNFVSEDGITHVVWAIDNEIIIDEIIDLFKEIDYLYIADGHHRSASAVEVGLKRRKENPDYTGEEEFNYFLAVAFPDNDLMVMDYNRVVKDLNGLTKSEFLDKLESKFDICNAPTKEPFKPYKKHMFGMYLENKWYVLEAKEGTFNAKDPILSLDVSILQQNILTPILGIEDVRTSDRIDFIGGIRGLKELEHRANTDMKIAFSMYPTEVRDILKVADIGEVMPPKSTWFEPKLRSGLFVHKLK, from the coding sequence ATGGCTGTAGTTAGACCTTTTAAAAGTATCAGACCAATTAGCGATTTAGCATCAAAAATAGCAGCTTTACCTTATGATGTTATGAATAGTGAGGAAGCGCGAGATATGGCAAAGGGAAACCAATATTCGTTTCTTCATATTGATAGAGCAGAAATAGATTTAGATCCTTCAATAGATGTACATGATAAAAAAGTTTATGAAAAAGCGAGAGACAATTTAAATAAAATGATTGATGATGGTGAGTATATACAAGATATTAATCCTTGTCTGTATATATATAGACAAATAATGGATGGGAGATCTCAAACAGGAATAGTATTTTGCGCATCTATTGATGATTATCTTAATGGCGTTATAAAAAAGCATGAATTTACTAGACAAGATAAAGAAGATGATAGAATAAGACATGTTGATTGTTGTAATGCAAATACAGGTCCTATATTTTTAACTTATAAAGAAGATCAAATTGCATCAGAAATTATCCAAGCATGGATTGAAAATGAAAGTAAAAGAAAACCTTTATATAATTTTGTATCAGAAGATGGGATTACTCATGTTGTTTGGGCAATTGATAATGAAATCATAATAGATGAAATAATAGATCTATTTAAAGAAATAGATTATTTGTATATAGCAGATGGACATCATAGATCGGCTTCAGCAGTTGAAGTTGGATTAAAGAGAAGGAAAGAAAATCCTGATTATACTGGAGAAGAAGAATTTAATTATTTTTTAGCAGTAGCATTTCCAGATAATGATTTAATGGTAATGGATTATAATAGGGTAGTTAAAGATTTAAATGGATTAACTAAAAGTGAATTTCTAGATAAATTAGAAAGTAAATTTGATATATGTAATGCACCAACTAAGGAGCCATTTAAACCATATAAAAAGCATATGTTTGGTATGTATTTAGAAAATAAGTGGTATGTATTAGAAGCTAAAGAAGGAACTTTTAATGCAAAAGATCCAATATTAAGCCTTGATGTATCAATATTACAACAAAATATATTAACTCCTATATTAGGAATAGAAGATGTGCGAACATCTGATAGAATAGATTTTATTGGTGGAATAAGAGGACTAAAAGAATTGGAACATAGAGCAAATACTGATATGAAAATAGCTTTTTCAATGTATCCAACAGAAGTTAGAGATATACTGAAAGTAGCAGATATTGGTGAAGTAATGCCTCCAAAATCTACATGGTTTGAGCCCAAATTAAGGAGTGGACTATTTGTTCATAAATTAAAATAG